One window from the genome of Drosophila albomicans strain 15112-1751.03 chromosome 2L, ASM965048v2, whole genome shotgun sequence encodes:
- the LOC117565779 gene encoding LOW QUALITY PROTEIN: transcription factor glial cells missing (The sequence of the model RefSeq protein was modified relative to this genomic sequence to represent the inferred CDS: inserted 1 base in 1 codon) has product MVMNGALPVPMPTPSPPASKSRIQIEWDINDTVVPTVSEHDDFNDWANGHCRLIYAAHSEDAKKHASGWAMRNTNNHNVNILKKSCLGVLLCSAKCRLPNGASVHLRPAICDKARRKQQGKQCPNRNCNGRLEIQPCRGHCGYPVTHFWRRAGNAIYFQAKGTHDHPRPEAKGSTEARRLLAGGRRVRSLAVMLARDAALSDKLCSLRANKRQAKSLPLQENASKRKQRTTNSAELLPAGTELPSYHSVAVAAGTPTATPSTAIFQQAHTASYMTPQWSTDCSSYYSQDASLNYNSGGGIYGYEMHSPLSPLSSNSSTASYYASSETQLQHQQQQQQQQQQQQLLQVPQQNYELATTTAPNATGYQTGMXFYESCDDTSSLTSSSGYSSEDYSYFNGYVPQALDISGSSTASPESFYSPNSEIFSVFDGNISGGSSSTVELLYEEATAYQQQALQQQQQSFTSPPGVAVSYQQHPQPQAQQQQQQTADYYYSNTGVDNVWNIQMDATISPAAYQSQATSHEPSIGIFC; this is encoded by the exons ATGGTGATGAACGGAGCGTTGCCAGTACCAATGCCAACGCCAAGTCCGCCAGCCAGCAAGTCACGCATCCAGATTGAGTGGGATATCAATGACACCGTTGTGCCGACGGTCAGCGAGCACGACGATTTCAACGACTGGGCCAACGGCCACTGCCGGCTCATCTATGCCGCCCACAGTGAGGATGCCAAGAAGCATGCCAGCGGCTGGGCGATGCgcaacaccaacaaccacaacgtCAACATACTAAAGAAGAGCTGTCTCGGCGTGCTGCTCTGCAGCGCCAAGTGCCGCCTTCCCAATGGCGCCAGCGTCCATCTGCGTCCAGCTATCTGCGACAAAGCGCGTCGCAAGCAACAGGGCAAACAGTGTCCCAATAG AAATTGCAATGGCCGCCTCGAGATTCAACCATGTCGTGGGCACTGCGGCTATCCGGTGACACACTTCTGGCGCCGCGCCGGCAACGCGATCTACTTCCAAGCTAAGGGCACCCACGATCATCCACGGCCGGAGGCCAAGGGCTCGACGGAGGCACGTCGTCTCCTCGCTGGCGGACGACGAGTACGCAGTCTGGCCGTGATGCTGGCTCGGGATGCAGCACTCAGTGACAAGCTGTGCAGCCTGCGGGCCAACAAGCGCCAAGCGAagtcgctgccgctgcaggAGAACGCCAGCAAGCGCAAGCAGCGGACTACCAACTCTGCAGAGTTGTTGCCAGCGGGCACAGAGTTGCCATCGTATCACAGTGTTGCCGTTGCAGCTGGCACGCCTACAGCCACGCCCTCGACGGCAATATTCCAGCAAGCGCATACAGCTAGCTACATGACACCGCAATGGAGCACGGACTGCTCGTCATACTACTCACAGGATGCCTCCTTGAACTACAACAGCGGGGGCGGCATCTACGGATACGAGATGCACTCGCCCCTCTCGCCGCTCTCCTCCAACAGCTCCACAGCCAGCTACTACGCCAGCTCGGAGACCCAactgcagcatcagcaacagcagcagcagcaacaacaacaacaacagctgctgcaagTGCCACAACAGAACTATGAGCTTGCGACGACAACAGCTCCGAATGCAACCGGCTACCAGACTGGCA AATTTTACGAGAGCTGCGACGACACCTCCAGTCTGACCAGCAGCTCTGGCTACAGCTCCGAGGACTACAGCTACTTCAACGGATACGTGCCACAAGCACTGGACATCAGCGGCAGCTCCACTGCCAGTCCCGAAAGCTTTTACAGCCCCAACTCGGAGATCTTCAGCGTGTTCGATGGCAACATCagtggcggcagcagcagtacCGTGGAGCTGCTCTACGAGGAGGCAACTGCCTATCAGCAGCAGgcgttgcagcaacagcagcaatccTTCACTTCCCCACCCGGCGTTGCCGTCTCCTACCAACAACATCCGCAGCCAcaggcacagcaacaacaacagcagactGCGGATTACTATTATAGCAACACGGGCGTGGACAACGTGTGGAACATCCAAATGGACGCGACGATCTCTCCAGCTGCGTATCAGAGTCAGGCAACAAGCCACGAGCCAAGCATTGGCATCTTCTGCTAA